The Ignavibacteria bacterium genome contains a region encoding:
- a CDS encoding tetratricopeptide repeat protein, translated as MPKKDLFEEKLALIYEYNRKSPLFVRAAGIEIEKNNLHKAVSILQDGLAEYPNYSTAYILLGKAQMMLGNYDEAEEAFKKGSSLIHSKETLYYYNGELEKRRRKSSNLESRRVSFLDADAENPPEGGTEKSEAPQEDTINPPTIEERLDDLAKEISSAKISLNINPEETVPEAKKQNPEPAESAIASETLAKIYLSQGKFTEALAIYKILIRKSPEKKDAYQAKIEEIEQQLGQSGW; from the coding sequence TTGCCAAAGAAAGATCTCTTTGAAGAAAAGCTTGCCCTCATTTACGAATACAACAGGAAGAGTCCTTTGTTCGTAAGGGCGGCAGGAATTGAAATTGAAAAAAACAATCTGCACAAGGCCGTCAGCATACTGCAAGACGGCCTTGCAGAATATCCCAATTACTCTACGGCTTACATTCTACTCGGCAAGGCTCAGATGATGCTGGGCAATTATGATGAAGCCGAGGAGGCTTTCAAAAAAGGCTCAAGCCTCATACATTCCAAAGAAACACTTTACTATTATAACGGCGAGCTGGAAAAAAGGAGAAGGAAAAGTTCTAATCTTGAAAGCCGCAGGGTTTCATTCCTGGATGCTGATGCAGAAAATCCACCGGAAGGCGGGACTGAAAAAAGTGAAGCTCCGCAGGAAGACACTATAAATCCGCCGACGATTGAAGAAAGGCTGGATGACCTGGCAAAGGAAATATCCTCAGCCAAAATATCACTAAATATTAATCCCGAAGAAACAGTGCCTGAGGCAAAGAAGCAGAATCCCGAGCCGGCAGAATCCGCCATAGCATCGGAAACGCTAGCCAAGATATATCTTTCACAGGGCAAGTTCACTGAGGCCCTTGCAATCTACAAGATCCTTATACGTAAAAGTCCTGAAAAAAAAGACGCCTACCAGGCCAAGATAGAGGAAATTGAGCAGCAGTTAGGGCAGAGCGGCTGGTAG
- a CDS encoding T9SS type A sorting domain-containing protein, whose translation MKKLHLSVFIIIITLTFLSPLLNAQISFLKTYGDSLYNEGTCVLQTSDSGYVVTSSTQDYIEDPSTSLYRKIGSIQLMKTDKYGDSVWTKTYTFKKSVSPGQILQTEGGEFIISGCLAQDTTPPLNLLIRTDSKGDTLWTRTYGKVSSWGRNNLLQLKNGSFILSGIFDSTYNEYYPTIIKIDNNGLVKWAKRYTQIINRMSTGITETPENGFMLALEGSAILKTDSLGNLLWHKYLIERDPTMEDGGADFDLITRTQDNGYYLIGNRTVKHKTASDLEHHLMVIKLNSEGDTLWAKKLGRLDDTDWGYGTFYPNSYDNLPDGGLIISGSSDYPDFLLRMDAEGNEVWMKYNLVREPYPCRSVWRSVKGTYDGGFIAAGYKRLSSEAAADIILLKTDGNGNITGVHDAGGKKTVASSFKLDQNYPNPFNPSTRITYNLDKEGNVDLSIYNMLGEKITTLVKQQQFQGSHSYDLNISSSGISLQSGIYIYVLKTEHYYAARKMAIIK comes from the coding sequence ATGAAAAAACTTCATCTCTCAGTTTTCATTATCATAATAACATTGACCTTTCTGTCCCCATTACTTAATGCCCAGATATCATTCCTTAAAACCTACGGCGATTCCCTTTATAATGAAGGCACTTGTGTCCTTCAGACTTCGGACAGCGGATATGTTGTTACTTCATCTACTCAGGACTACATAGAAGATCCATCTACTTCATTATACCGGAAAATTGGAAGCATACAGCTGATGAAGACTGATAAGTACGGGGACTCTGTATGGACAAAAACCTATACTTTTAAGAAATCTGTATCCCCAGGGCAGATACTGCAGACAGAAGGGGGGGAATTTATCATTTCAGGATGTTTGGCTCAGGATACCACACCTCCGTTAAACCTTTTAATCAGGACAGATTCCAAAGGCGATACATTATGGACCAGAACCTACGGGAAGGTATCAAGCTGGGGCAGGAATAATTTGCTTCAGTTAAAAAACGGCAGTTTTATTCTTTCAGGCATCTTTGACAGCACATACAATGAGTATTACCCTACAATAATAAAAATTGACAATAACGGGCTTGTTAAATGGGCTAAAAGATACACTCAGATAATTAACAGAATGAGCACCGGGATTACTGAAACGCCTGAGAATGGTTTTATGCTCGCCCTGGAGGGATCCGCCATACTTAAGACTGATTCCCTGGGAAATCTTCTATGGCACAAATATCTGATCGAGAGGGATCCAACAATGGAGGATGGTGGAGCTGACTTCGATCTGATAACCAGGACACAGGACAATGGTTACTATCTGATTGGAAACAGGACAGTAAAACACAAAACTGCCTCAGATCTTGAACATCACCTTATGGTGATAAAGCTTAATTCAGAAGGAGACACGCTATGGGCCAAAAAACTGGGCAGGCTTGATGACACGGACTGGGGTTATGGAACGTTTTATCCTAATTCCTACGATAACCTGCCTGACGGTGGCCTGATCATTTCAGGCAGCAGCGACTATCCTGACTTTCTTCTCAGAATGGATGCCGAAGGCAATGAAGTCTGGATGAAATACAACCTGGTGCGTGAGCCCTATCCATGCAGGAGCGTCTGGAGGTCTGTAAAAGGAACCTATGACGGAGGATTTATTGCAGCAGGATATAAAAGACTTTCTTCCGAAGCAGCAGCGGATATAATCCTTCTTAAAACAGACGGCAATGGGAATATTACGGGTGTTCATGATGCCGGGGGTAAAAAAACTGTTGCGAGCAGTTTCAAACTTGATCAGAACTATCCAAATCCTTTTAACCCCTCCACAAGAATAACATACAATCTCGATAAGGAAGGCAATGTTGACCTAAGCATTTACAACATGCTGGGGGAGAAAATTACTACACTTGTAAAACAGCAGCAGTTCCAAGGCAGCCATTCATACGATCTGAATATAAGCTCTTCAGGCATAAGCCTTCAAAGCGGCATATATATTTATGTCCTGAAAACAGAGCATTATTATGCAGCAAGGAAAATGGCAATTATAAAATAA
- a CDS encoding T9SS type A sorting domain-containing protein — translation MKQKAFIYCSLLLSIFAFSILHAEWRPIGNNQKPQKPLIQIISHSPNEYIIEINLFGLDSSEIQVDNNVYQKIFLPEYFNGGETGKPELPIIIESLCLPEQAKVEISIIDSSIKTLQNYLIYPLQKVSPENIKKEFCIDKEFYRRNIFYPEKSAIVDNKGGVWRDLNVRTLRIYPVKYNPATKELKVYNRLVLKLKYTGENSGIVKKNISPEWDQIYRDKVLNYPLLSNSSLMTLTATGNAYKYLIITSDDFVSNIKPFADYKTRQGLLSKVYKLSQITTVKDNTAIRDFIKREFGNNPGIEYVLLVGDESLIPMAIYHDNEYNFDYVGDYAYTCTNLQGNSLSQGPSAFYASFGIGRISAISEAEVDNFVSKSIGYETNPPLDNNWTSNALFVAHRNQNSDLFETEKKKIAGWYSGFFSNIYGAYGGDGATNSTIKNAIESLGVGVINYRGHGAENRWDSWNGVESFTSDNAFNLSNGRKLPVVFSISCDNSRLDYSGNCLSEGFTKSRSGAVAVLGATRVTANAPNDYLDESIFSNLVSNNGRKRISIISNNATKTVLDNFCGNNTAEIQTLGGNDDSRDAKKNALYYLWLGDPALDMYTGAISQIPGVDVRDDGSSITVTAGIPCDICISGGINGTELYSLVSGASTNSVSTTIRPLYITISAHNFVPYNAITGGTLLSDETWMYNMHVLGDVMLPAGKTLTVKPGTTLIFNNNSSLVVNGSLNANGATFDFISGNSTYTNGIKLLAGSTASISNSKIKNAYRAIDLNQAYLNLSGCDITGCSSHGINMYDERSVANRSEIYACNIHDNTGTGIVLYYSSPIIQVNNIYNNYYGMGVADYSAPSLGYMGAYGYNHIYSNRSHGFSANRNSNPFLGENICITNGGHNKIENNTGYNLSVFGNSIVTAENNWWEYLSDNVTINTARFYVSSGSFDYYPPADPEDPARYYDQDPNLVPGTPLSQSSPEEKLFDKKFVSSTGAVSKGGINESQIASMGKDSLDVKAELKTPTGYDEKWPILKKLTYAKYLLLLNRDAESNQICKKIVESIPDSSLSYYALDILWQSGRKNRMEDFKDYLKLLKSTLDNKAAALMAEVIEARFNKENRIKLLDEMWDKIKRAGKKELSSKAKQDIQESILFSKLLYYLNDKKNVEKAKETVLEVDDLVGFGSHSSVEAHSLIGDIIPEKEILVKELKDSEESAAIEKPTEYSLSGNYPNPFNPSTRIDYMLPMTSKVELKVYDILGHEVATLVNTIQEAGRYSTIFNASNVSSGLYIYKISAHSLENGRVFEKTAKMMFLK, via the coding sequence ATGAAACAAAAAGCCTTTATTTATTGCTCGCTGCTGCTTTCTATCTTTGCTTTTTCAATTCTACACGCTGAATGGAGACCTATAGGGAATAATCAGAAACCTCAAAAACCTTTAATACAAATTATTTCACATTCGCCAAATGAATATATAATTGAGATTAATCTGTTTGGGCTTGATTCAAGTGAAATTCAAGTTGACAACAATGTTTACCAGAAAATATTTTTGCCTGAGTATTTTAATGGGGGCGAGACAGGAAAACCAGAGTTGCCGATTATTATTGAATCCCTTTGCCTTCCCGAGCAGGCAAAAGTGGAAATATCAATAATAGATTCCTCCATCAAAACACTACAAAATTATTTAATATATCCGCTGCAAAAAGTATCTCCTGAAAACATCAAAAAGGAATTCTGTATTGATAAGGAATTTTACAGGAGAAATATTTTTTATCCTGAAAAGTCAGCTATAGTCGATAATAAGGGAGGAGTGTGGCGGGATTTGAATGTCCGTACATTGAGGATCTACCCGGTAAAATATAACCCGGCGACAAAAGAATTAAAAGTTTATAACAGACTTGTCTTAAAGTTAAAATATACAGGTGAAAATAGTGGGATAGTTAAAAAAAACATTTCCCCAGAATGGGATCAAATATATAGAGACAAAGTTCTTAACTATCCTCTGTTAAGTAACAGTAGTCTGATGACTCTTACAGCTACCGGAAATGCATATAAGTATTTGATAATTACTTCAGATGATTTTGTCTCTAACATAAAACCTTTTGCCGATTACAAAACCAGACAAGGGCTTCTGTCAAAGGTTTATAAGTTATCCCAAATCACAACAGTAAAGGATAATACAGCGATAAGAGATTTTATAAAAAGGGAATTTGGCAATAACCCAGGTATCGAATATGTGCTTCTGGTAGGTGATGAAAGTTTAATTCCCATGGCAATTTATCATGATAATGAATATAATTTTGATTATGTGGGTGATTATGCTTATACATGCACGAATCTTCAAGGGAATAGCTTAAGTCAAGGCCCTTCAGCTTTTTATGCAAGCTTTGGTATTGGCCGAATTTCGGCTATTTCCGAAGCAGAAGTTGATAATTTTGTTTCAAAATCCATAGGGTACGAAACTAACCCTCCTCTAGATAATAATTGGACAAGCAATGCTCTATTCGTAGCCCATCGCAATCAAAATTCTGATCTTTTTGAAACCGAGAAAAAGAAAATTGCCGGATGGTATTCAGGATTCTTTTCAAATATCTATGGAGCTTATGGTGGAGATGGAGCCACAAATAGTACAATAAAAAATGCTATTGAATCCCTAGGGGTTGGAGTGATAAACTACAGAGGTCACGGAGCTGAGAACCGTTGGGATTCTTGGAACGGAGTTGAATCATTTACGTCTGATAATGCTTTTAATTTAAGTAATGGGAGAAAACTACCGGTAGTCTTCTCAATCTCATGTGATAACTCGAGGCTGGATTATTCAGGAAATTGTCTGTCAGAAGGATTTACAAAATCAAGAAGTGGGGCGGTTGCAGTTTTGGGAGCCACCAGAGTAACAGCTAATGCACCAAATGATTATTTAGATGAAAGCATATTTTCAAATTTAGTAAGTAATAATGGCAGAAAAAGAATATCTATAATCAGCAATAATGCAACAAAAACAGTTTTAGATAATTTTTGTGGTAATAATACAGCTGAGATTCAAACTTTGGGAGGTAATGATGACTCTAGAGATGCAAAGAAAAATGCCCTGTATTATTTATGGTTGGGAGATCCTGCATTAGATATGTACACCGGAGCAATCTCTCAAATTCCGGGTGTTGATGTTAGAGATGACGGTTCAAGTATTACAGTTACAGCCGGAATTCCTTGCGATATTTGCATAAGCGGAGGAATTAACGGAACGGAGCTTTATAGCCTCGTTTCCGGGGCTTCAACAAATTCAGTCTCTACAACGATTAGGCCGTTATATATTACTATTTCAGCTCATAATTTCGTGCCATATAATGCGATAACAGGCGGCACATTATTATCAGATGAGACCTGGATGTATAACATGCATGTTTTGGGAGATGTAATGTTACCTGCTGGAAAAACATTAACTGTAAAACCGGGAACTACATTAATATTTAATAATAACTCCTCCCTTGTAGTAAACGGCAGCCTGAATGCCAATGGAGCAACTTTTGATTTTATTTCAGGCAATTCCACTTATACCAATGGCATTAAACTTCTTGCGGGCTCAACTGCCTCAATTTCCAATTCAAAAATAAAGAATGCATATAGAGCAATTGACCTAAACCAGGCGTATTTAAACCTGTCCGGCTGTGACATTACCGGATGCTCAAGCCATGGCATCAATATGTATGATGAAAGAAGCGTCGCAAATCGCTCTGAAATTTATGCCTGTAATATACATGACAATACCGGAACGGGCATAGTTTTATATTATTCGTCCCCCATAATTCAGGTTAATAATATTTACAACAACTACTATGGAATGGGTGTGGCCGATTATTCGGCTCCGTCACTTGGATATATGGGCGCCTATGGATATAACCATATATACTCAAACAGGTCGCACGGATTTTCTGCAAATCGCAATTCTAACCCATTTCTGGGAGAAAATATTTGTATAACGAACGGGGGACATAATAAAATTGAAAATAATACGGGGTATAACCTTAGCGTATTTGGAAACAGCATCGTAACTGCCGAGAACAACTGGTGGGAGTACTTATCGGATAATGTAACGATCAATACTGCCAGGTTTTATGTCAGTTCGGGCAGTTTTGATTATTATCCACCTGCTGATCCGGAGGATCCGGCACGCTATTATGATCAGGATCCGAATTTAGTCCCTGGTACTCCTTTAAGCCAGAGTTCCCCGGAAGAAAAGCTTTTTGATAAGAAGTTTGTTTCTTCTACAGGCGCTGTGTCCAAAGGCGGAATAAATGAGAGTCAGATTGCTTCTATGGGTAAGGACTCTTTAGATGTCAAGGCTGAGTTAAAAACTCCAACGGGCTATGATGAGAAGTGGCCTATATTGAAAAAACTTACATATGCAAAATACCTGCTCTTACTGAACCGGGACGCTGAATCTAATCAGATATGCAAGAAAATAGTTGAAAGTATACCTGACTCTTCGCTGTCTTATTATGCCCTGGATATATTGTGGCAATCAGGAAGGAAGAACAGGATGGAGGACTTTAAGGACTACCTGAAGCTCCTTAAGTCGACTTTGGACAATAAGGCAGCTGCTCTTATGGCTGAGGTCATAGAGGCCAGATTCAATAAGGAAAACAGGATAAAACTGCTGGATGAGATGTGGGATAAGATAAAAAGAGCAGGGAAAAAAGAATTAAGCTCTAAGGCAAAGCAGGACATTCAGGAATCCATTCTTTTCAGCAAACTTCTCTATTACCTGAATGATAAGAAGAATGTGGAAAAAGCAAAGGAAACGGTCCTGGAAGTTGATGATCTTGTAGGCTTTGGAAGCCATTCTTCAGTAGAAGCCCACAGCCTCATTGGAGACATTATTCCCGAAAAAGAGATTCTGGTAAAAGAACTAAAGGATTCAGAGGAAAGTGCTGCAATTGAAAAACCGACTGAATACAGCCTTTCAGGCAATTATCCGAACCCCTTTAACCCGTCGACCAGGATTGACTATATGCTTCCCATGACAAGCAAGGTTGAGCTTAAGGTCTATGACATCTTAGGTCATGAAGTAGCAACTCTGGTAAATACAATACAGGAGGCTGGAAGATACAGCACTATATTTAATGCTTCAAACGTTTCAAGCGGGCTCTATATATACAAAATTAGTGCCCATTCACTTGAAAACGGCAGGGTATTTGAAAAAACAGCCAAGATGATGTTTTTGAAGTAA
- a CDS encoding DNA-3-methyladenine glycosylase: MIKGDFSRRKLTNRKLTREFYTGDLIPVAKSLLGKTLVKEDGDRLFAGRIVEVEAYDGAVDEAAHTFIGRTPRNEIMFGIGGYLYVYFTYGMYFCCNVVTGHEGEGKAVLLRAVEPIEGIEAMVQNRMKRDLVNIDNLTKKEYHNLTSGPGKLCQAFNIRREDNGTDLLGSRIYILDGGDVKSEDIVTSRRIGITKSVELPWRFFIKNNPFVSK; the protein is encoded by the coding sequence ATGATTAAAGGGGACTTTTCCCGCAGGAAGCTTACGAACAGAAAGCTTACAAGGGAGTTTTATACCGGGGACCTGATACCCGTTGCAAAATCCCTTCTTGGTAAGACTTTGGTTAAAGAAGACGGGGACAGGCTTTTTGCCGGGAGAATCGTTGAAGTTGAAGCCTACGACGGCGCTGTGGATGAGGCGGCCCACACATTCATCGGCAGAACCCCCCGCAATGAAATTATGTTCGGCATCGGGGGATATCTCTACGTCTACTTTACATACGGGATGTATTTCTGCTGCAATGTGGTTACAGGGCACGAAGGGGAGGGGAAGGCGGTCCTGCTAAGAGCCGTTGAACCGATAGAAGGAATTGAAGCAATGGTACAAAACCGCATGAAAAGAGATTTAGTAAATATAGATAATCTTACTAAAAAGGAATACCACAATCTGACCAGCGGTCCGGGGAAACTCTGCCAGGCATTTAACATCAGGCGGGAGGATAACGGAACCGATCTTCTGGGCAGCAGGATATATATTCTGGACGGTGGAGATGTTAAAAGTGAGGATATTGTTACTTCAAGAAGGATCGGCATTACTAAATCGGTTGAGCTGCCATGGCGCTTTTTTATAAAAAATAATCCTTTTGTTTCAAAATAA